One segment of Thermosynechococcus sp. HN-54 DNA contains the following:
- the cas10 gene encoding type III-B CRISPR-associated protein Cas10/Cmr2, with product MEICHSITGAKSHLNFVFAGSLSDENLTAIEQQAIWNDIRQETDAEKVFWWFWRFYGEAIAADQRIKGQAAYAKDVLLLPADTRIPDCPLEAHTSITAALAGTLFPRNASNGDRPQHPWLLMFSFSPVQEFIKSSRKLLDFWSGSYLLHYLSAKACWFLAERYGPDVVITPNLYNQTIIDAFLLQKYPDFEPYFEAFGLPKPVEAEGQPSPSLVTAGFPNVITALIPAADKDTIGQELQDHLRQTWLNLGKNVREAIKTKVRSYYEDSKWLAHIQEWIQEQFPAETQEELEKEFLSWQQGGRWEWNALWQAQLENFWESYWITLPLGDPEKSLTCDRRASTYSTWKTAQTTLAKAEDPLPTQVEETVYSTINVGTWWPLLQQRLGSALSAVKNTRNWQFPASPGERSSISGAYSALHPNLLYRDPFREGHGLPASSLRLFWYVMGQAFPGLFNGSERLNAIEVTKRMAWKHGGLAESLGVECPEEDYENLVRFPNASSIAAARFMVTSPDQVQQYWRELDRVFADDLDLQPYRKRFGSTTRRPSQIPQVDANLGDYNGVMFSAKWLAEALGLERKQELAALRSAVNWAQKRLGWGDRSPGDWWCILLADGDGMGNYVRGHNLKKYREYVATNIIQDIKQGKSYIQNPQQWQQLINDTPKRMGPATHVGLNRALLDFSNRLVPYLVEQRHCGRVVYSGGDDVMAVLPIEDALSLIHVLRQAWCGGTDPEGEFEPHGDYWQTVQGSTAAHVLGMRRLFTMGQGATMSMGVVIAYRSVPLPTVLENLWQAEKERAKKLPGKDGLCFRVLYGSGNVLEAVLKGELLAAWRELLAQANDDVSPLLHRLVAELPQHCWLSKERVIEKAIASIANRREKDIPLELIEQLCQCCNQWEDWALQHEGQQGTDLQDLLNLLRLMAFFIDKRFPPQRSN from the coding sequence GTGGAAATTTGCCACTCGATTACTGGTGCCAAAAGTCATCTCAATTTTGTCTTTGCCGGCAGTCTCAGTGACGAGAATTTGACTGCAATTGAGCAGCAGGCCATCTGGAACGACATTCGCCAAGAAACCGATGCTGAAAAGGTCTTTTGGTGGTTTTGGCGGTTTTACGGCGAAGCCATTGCTGCCGATCAGCGTATTAAAGGTCAGGCGGCCTACGCCAAAGATGTCTTGCTCTTGCCCGCAGATACGCGCATTCCCGACTGCCCCCTCGAAGCCCACACCTCCATTACCGCTGCCCTTGCCGGCACCCTCTTTCCCCGAAACGCTAGCAATGGCGATCGACCGCAGCACCCATGGCTGTTGATGTTTTCCTTTTCACCGGTGCAGGAATTCATTAAATCCTCACGCAAGCTGCTGGACTTTTGGTCAGGTTCCTATCTCCTCCACTACTTAAGTGCCAAGGCTTGCTGGTTTCTTGCCGAGCGCTATGGCCCCGATGTTGTGATTACCCCCAATCTCTACAACCAAACCATCATTGATGCGTTTCTGCTGCAAAAATACCCAGATTTTGAACCCTACTTTGAAGCATTTGGCCTTCCCAAACCGGTTGAGGCCGAAGGGCAACCGTCCCCTAGCTTGGTGACCGCGGGTTTTCCCAACGTCATTACAGCCCTCATTCCTGCGGCAGACAAAGACACCATTGGCCAAGAGCTGCAAGACCATCTGCGGCAAACATGGCTCAACCTTGGCAAAAATGTGCGCGAAGCCATCAAAACCAAAGTGCGGAGTTACTATGAGGACTCCAAGTGGCTGGCTCACATTCAAGAGTGGATTCAAGAGCAATTTCCTGCTGAAACCCAAGAGGAGTTAGAGAAAGAATTTCTGAGCTGGCAGCAAGGCGGACGCTGGGAGTGGAATGCCCTTTGGCAAGCCCAACTGGAAAACTTTTGGGAAAGCTACTGGATTACCTTGCCCCTTGGGGATCCCGAAAAATCCCTCACCTGTGACCGTCGAGCATCCACCTACTCAACTTGGAAAACCGCCCAAACCACCTTAGCAAAAGCCGAGGATCCCCTGCCTACTCAGGTTGAGGAAACGGTGTATTCCACAATTAACGTGGGTACATGGTGGCCACTGCTGCAACAACGCCTTGGTTCGGCTCTCTCCGCCGTGAAAAATACTCGCAACTGGCAGTTTCCCGCTTCCCCAGGGGAGCGCTCCTCGATTTCTGGAGCCTACAGCGCACTGCACCCGAATCTGCTGTACCGTGATCCTTTTCGGGAGGGGCATGGTCTGCCCGCGAGTTCCCTGCGCCTCTTTTGGTATGTCATGGGTCAAGCCTTTCCGGGGCTATTTAATGGCAGCGAACGCTTGAATGCCATTGAAGTGACCAAGCGGATGGCATGGAAGCATGGGGGTCTAGCCGAGTCCCTTGGAGTTGAGTGCCCTGAGGAAGACTATGAGAACTTGGTGCGCTTTCCCAATGCCAGCAGTATTGCTGCCGCTCGCTTTATGGTCACGTCTCCTGATCAGGTGCAGCAGTATTGGCGAGAATTGGATCGAGTATTTGCTGATGATCTGGATTTACAGCCCTATCGCAAGCGCTTTGGCAGCACCACTCGCCGCCCCAGCCAGATTCCCCAAGTAGATGCCAACCTAGGGGATTACAACGGTGTCATGTTCTCGGCCAAGTGGTTGGCAGAGGCCTTGGGTCTTGAACGTAAACAGGAGTTGGCCGCACTGCGCAGTGCAGTGAATTGGGCACAAAAACGCTTGGGTTGGGGCGATCGCTCCCCTGGGGACTGGTGGTGCATCCTCTTGGCCGATGGCGATGGCATGGGCAACTACGTCCGCGGTCATAACCTTAAGAAGTATCGCGAGTATGTTGCGACGAACATTATTCAAGACATTAAGCAAGGAAAAAGCTACATCCAAAACCCTCAGCAGTGGCAACAACTGATCAACGACACCCCCAAACGCATGGGGCCTGCCACCCACGTGGGACTCAATCGTGCCCTGTTGGATTTCTCGAATCGCTTGGTGCCCTACCTTGTCGAACAACGTCACTGTGGCCGCGTCGTCTATAGCGGTGGCGATGATGTCATGGCTGTCTTGCCCATTGAGGATGCCCTCTCGCTGATTCATGTCCTACGCCAAGCGTGGTGTGGCGGCACCGATCCAGAGGGGGAGTTTGAACCCCACGGCGACTACTGGCAAACAGTTCAGGGCAGTACAGCGGCTCATGTTTTGGGCATGCGTCGCCTCTTTACGATGGGGCAAGGGGCAACCATGAGTATGGGTGTGGTCATTGCCTACAGGAGCGTGCCTCTGCCCACGGTCCTAGAAAACCTCTGGCAAGCCGAAAAGGAACGGGCAAAGAAACTCCCCGGTAAAGATGGCCTCTGCTTCCGGGTGCTCTATGGTTCTGGCAATGTCCTTGAAGCAGTTTTGAAAGGTGAGCTGCTAGCGGCTTGGCGAGAATTACTTGCGCAAGCCAATGACGATGTGAGTCCGCTACTGCACCGACTCGTGGCAGAGTTGCCCCAACACTGTTGGTTGAGCAAAGAGCGGGTTATTGAGAAAGCGATCGCCAGCATTGCCAATCGCCGCGAAAAAGACATCCCTTTAGAACTGATTGAGCAGCTTTGTCAGTGTTGCAATCAATGGGAAGACTGGGCACTCCAGCATGAAGGTCAGCAAGGAACTGATCTGCAAGACCTCCTCAACCTCTTGCGGCTCATGGCCTTCTTCATTGATAAACGCTTTCCACCCCAAAGGAGTAATTAA